A single Lolium perenne isolate Kyuss_39 chromosome 6, Kyuss_2.0, whole genome shotgun sequence DNA region contains:
- the LOC127305602 gene encoding UDP-glucuronate 4-epimerase 1 — MRALEDELFPSTPGKVKIERAGGAMNRQLHRCFASTSTMFLWALFLVAMTASYLSFQSFVDTSSKYFQASWGGLHWERQIRSSAAPRRPPGSSPNAGISVLVTGAAGFVGAHCSLALRKRGDGVVGIDNFNAYYDPSLKKARKALLASHGVYLVDGDINDARLLAKLFDVVPFTHVLHLAAQAGVRYAMENPSSYVHSNVAGLVTLLEACKSADPQPALVWASSSSVYGLNDAVPFSESHRTDRPASLYAATKKAGEEITHSYNHIYGLSVTGLRFFTVYGPWGRPDMAYFSFTRNILQGKPITVYRGKDHVDLARDFTYIDDIVKGCLGSLDTAGRSTGSGGKKRGPAPYRIFNLGNTSPVTVPTLVAILEKHLRVKARKHVVEMPGNGDVPFTHANISLARHHLGYKPTTNLDAGLKKFVKWYLSYYGYTRGSSKNL, encoded by the coding sequence ATGCGGGCGCTGGAGGACGAGCTCTTCCCGTCGACCCCGGGCAAGGTGAAGATCGAGCGGGCCGGCGGCGCCATGAACCGGCAGCTGCACCGCTGCTTCGCGTCCACCAGCACCATGTTCCTCTGGGCGCTCTTCCTCGTCGCCATGACCGCCTCCTACCTCAGCTTCCAGTCCTTCGTCGACACCTCCTCCAAGTACTTCCAGGCCTCCTGGGGCGGCCTGCACTGGGAGCGCCAGATCCGTTCCTCCGCGGCCCCCCGCCGCCCGCCGGGCTCCTCCCCCAACGCCGGCATCTCCGTCCTCGTCACCGGCGCCGCCGGCTTCGTCGGGGCCCACTGCTCCCTCGCCCTCCGCAAGCGCGGCGACGGCGTCGTCGGCATCGACAACTTCAACGCCTACTACGACCCGTCCCTCAAAAAGGCCCGCAAGGCCCTCCTCGCCTCCCACGGCGTCTACCTCGTCGACGGCGACATCAACGACGCGCGCCTCCTCGCCAAGCTCTTCGACGTGGTCCCCTTCACCCACGTCCTCCACCTCGCCGCGCAGGCCGGGGTGCGCTACGCCATGGAGAACCCGTCCTCCTACGTGCACTCCAACGTGGCCGGCCTCGTCACCCTGCTCGAGGCCTGCAAGAGCGCCGACCCGCAGCCGGCGCTCGTctgggcgtcctcctcctccgtctACGGCCTCAACGACGCCGTCCCCTTCTCCGAGTCGCACCGCACCGACAGACCCGCGTCGCTCTACGCCGCCACCAAGAAGGCCGGCGAGGAGATCACGCACTCGTACAACCACATCTACGGCCTCTCCGTCACCGGCCTCCGCTTCTTCACCGTCTACGGGCCCTGGGGCCGCCCCGACATGGCATACTTCTCATTCACCCGCAACATCCTGCAGGGGAAGCCCATCACCGTGTACCGCGGCAAGGACCACGTCGACCTCGCCCGCGACTTCAcctacatcgacgacatcgtcaAGGGCTGCCTCGGCTCGCTCGACACCGCCGGCAGGAGCACGGGGTCCGGCGGCAAGAAGCGCGGCCCGGCGCCGTACCGGATCTTCAACCTCGGCAACACGTCGCCGGTCACCGTGCCGACGCTCGTCGCCATCCTCGAGAAGCACCTCCGCGTCAAGGCCAGGAAGCACGTCGTCGAGATGCCGGGGAATGGGGATGTCCCGTTCACGCACGCCAACATCTCCCTCGCCAGGCACCACCTCGGGTACAAGCCCACCACCAACCTCGACGCCGGCCTCAAGAAGTTCGTCAAGTGGTACCTCTCCTACTACGGCTACACCAGGGGATCATCCAAGAACTTGTGA